A portion of the Halobacillus ihumii genome contains these proteins:
- a CDS encoding MBL fold metallo-hydrolase, which produces MSFKQINEHCYYYHGAVNIGYVHEGATGLLIDTGIDRSSVKKVLKELKARELPLTHLFITHAHADHYGGAAYVQEHYHVHTIAPVLEEAILRNPQLEPLYLFGGNDPLEELHNKFLQGPEMHVDQIVTEGSLPLGSLQGEMYLLPGHSYHQLALHIKGVLYAADTYFSEDQLHKHKIPYVTDVDLTLKSLHKLLEFSCEGALPGHGDYEEKYKETVQANITYHERLLHWLETYLQSHPEGTTHEQVISAMCQNYEVNAPQFSQWLLFRTAVTAYLVALKKQERVQDRVENFRWTFYPANKA; this is translated from the coding sequence ACTGCTATTACTATCACGGGGCCGTGAACATCGGGTATGTCCATGAGGGAGCGACTGGTCTGCTGATTGATACCGGAATTGATCGCTCTTCCGTAAAAAAAGTGCTCAAGGAACTCAAAGCCAGAGAGCTTCCCTTGACGCACTTATTTATTACGCATGCCCACGCAGATCACTATGGCGGTGCTGCTTATGTGCAAGAGCATTACCACGTACATACAATAGCCCCTGTGCTGGAAGAGGCAATTTTGCGAAACCCTCAGCTTGAACCGCTTTATTTGTTTGGCGGAAACGACCCATTAGAGGAATTGCACAATAAGTTTCTACAAGGTCCAGAGATGCATGTAGATCAAATCGTAACAGAGGGCTCTCTGCCCTTAGGTTCATTACAGGGGGAGATGTATTTATTACCAGGGCATAGCTATCATCAGCTTGCTCTACACATTAAAGGTGTCTTATATGCGGCCGACACCTATTTTAGCGAGGATCAATTGCATAAGCACAAAATTCCATACGTGACAGATGTGGATTTGACACTTAAAAGCCTGCACAAGCTTTTAGAATTTTCCTGTGAAGGGGCTTTGCCGGGCCACGGAGATTATGAAGAGAAATACAAAGAGACCGTTCAGGCAAATATAACGTATCATGAGCGACTCTTGCACTGGCTTGAAACTTATCTGCAGTCACATCCAGAAGGTACTACTCATGAACAAGTTATTTCAGCTATGTGCCAAAATTATGAGGTGAATGCTCCGCAATTTTCGCAATGGCTGTTATTCAGAACGGCTGTCACAGCCTATCTCGTTGCCTTAAAGAAACAGGAGCGGGTACAGGATAGGGTGGAGAATTTTCGCTGGACTTTTTACCCTGCTAATAAGGCATAA
- a CDS encoding DUF421 domain-containing protein, whose translation MAYLQMFAEIIFGFVALFLITKILGKTQITQITPFDFISALVLGELVGNALYDGEVGLRQMAFMIVLWGILISVTELITQKFKGTRHLLEGSPSLVIHEGKIMKKQLKKNKLDINQLQHLLRSKDVFTIKDVQYAVLETDGSISVLKKSEHQTPTKKDLNIPLSTVSLSSIFISDGEVIWDNLKEAGFDKQWLQNELRNQNISSVDQILMAEYTPGEQLFIMPY comes from the coding sequence ATGGCTTATCTACAAATGTTCGCTGAAATTATTTTTGGGTTTGTCGCCCTATTTCTTATAACCAAGATCCTTGGGAAAACTCAAATTACTCAAATTACGCCCTTTGACTTTATCTCTGCTTTAGTATTAGGCGAGCTAGTGGGGAATGCTCTTTATGACGGCGAAGTTGGACTAAGACAAATGGCGTTTATGATTGTACTTTGGGGGATTCTGATCTCCGTAACCGAACTTATAACTCAAAAATTCAAAGGGACTAGGCATCTTCTCGAAGGCAGCCCTTCCCTGGTCATTCATGAAGGTAAAATCATGAAAAAGCAGTTGAAGAAGAATAAATTAGATATTAATCAGCTTCAGCATTTATTGCGATCCAAAGATGTGTTCACGATAAAAGACGTACAATATGCCGTACTTGAAACTGATGGATCGATCTCCGTGTTAAAGAAATCAGAGCATCAGACCCCGACCAAGAAAGATTTGAATATTCCTTTATCGACTGTTTCGTTGTCGAGTATTTTTATAAGCGATGGAGAAGTCATTTGGGATAACTTGAAAGAAGCCGGATTTGATAAACAATGGCTGCAAAATGAATTACGCAACCAAAATATATCGAGTGTGGACCAAATTTTGATGGCTGAATATACACCAGGTGAACAGCTTTTTATTATGCCTTATTAG
- a CDS encoding GNAT family N-acetyltransferase: MQVDIRTVRNPQELTDAFQIRRNVFIDEQGVSEADEHDAFDDSAKHLVGYLDGKPFAAARLRFIEDYAKLERICVEKALRGHRYGQQMIHHMENVIKHEGYSKAKLNAQTHAEGFYESLGYRTISEEFMDAGIPHVTMIKDL; encoded by the coding sequence ATGCAGGTGGATATCCGCACCGTTAGAAATCCTCAAGAATTAACCGACGCCTTTCAGATACGCCGGAATGTATTCATTGATGAACAGGGTGTCTCAGAAGCTGATGAACACGATGCCTTTGATGATTCCGCTAAACATCTCGTCGGCTACCTGGATGGGAAGCCCTTTGCAGCAGCCAGACTTCGATTTATCGAAGATTATGCAAAGCTTGAGAGAATTTGCGTGGAAAAAGCTCTCAGAGGTCATAGGTATGGCCAGCAAATGATTCACCATATGGAAAACGTCATTAAACACGAAGGGTATTCAAAAGCGAAACTCAATGCCCAAACGCATGCGGAAGGCTTTTATGAAAGCCTGGGATACCGGACCATTTCTGAAGAATTTATGGATGCCGGCATCCCTCACGTTACCATGATTAAAGACTTATAA
- a CDS encoding YjcG family protein encodes MKYGIAIFPSKKVQDEANSYRKRYDPHYALIPPHITLKEPFEVEEKKLEAEVIPELEKIAKDTSQFSVEVTKVSSFSPVTNTIYLKVNPTDPIIQLNEKLRNGTMPDNQEYAFVPHITIAQKLSDEEFSDVYGSLSMESFDIVDKVDRFQLLYQLENGAWSVYETFRFGDE; translated from the coding sequence ATGAAATATGGTATAGCAATTTTTCCATCAAAAAAAGTACAGGATGAAGCGAACTCTTATCGTAAACGTTATGACCCGCATTACGCTCTGATTCCACCACATATTACTCTAAAAGAACCGTTTGAAGTAGAGGAAAAGAAGCTGGAAGCAGAAGTTATTCCAGAGTTAGAAAAAATCGCCAAAGATACATCTCAATTCTCAGTAGAAGTAACAAAGGTCAGTTCTTTTTCACCTGTAACAAACACGATTTATTTAAAAGTCAATCCCACTGACCCAATTATTCAACTAAATGAAAAATTACGTAATGGCACCATGCCTGATAATCAGGAGTACGCTTTTGTGCCTCACATTACGATTGCGCAAAAGCTGTCTGACGAAGAGTTTTCCGATGTATATGGAAGTTTGAGTATGGAAAGCTTTGATATCGTAGACAAAGTGGATCGCTTTCAACTGCTTTATCAGTTAGAAAATGGAGCCTGGAGTGTTTACGAAACCTTTCGATTCGGTGATGAGTAA
- a CDS encoding alpha/beta hydrolase codes for MGRDGKMTEYSIDSQYLNEEMKLKVYTPENFSPLYKYHFCIMQDGNDYFQMGRAATLSDQLHADRQIENTIFIGIHYHNKHDRRDKYHPDGNKQGDYVNFLVREVVPFLEEELPGFYMGNGRTLVGDSLAGTLALMTATRFPNVFGNVIMQSPYVDPHVMEVVKSAKDLSTLTIYHTIGNKETAVETTDGATKDFLTPNLDLQQYLSQQSLSYVFHELVGDHTWKSWQQDFKRALLTIFG; via the coding sequence ATGGGGAGAGACGGGAAGATGACTGAATACAGCATCGACAGCCAGTATCTCAATGAAGAAATGAAACTAAAAGTGTACACGCCTGAAAATTTCTCACCCCTGTATAAATACCATTTTTGTATTATGCAGGATGGAAACGACTACTTTCAGATGGGCCGCGCTGCGACGCTGAGTGATCAGCTTCATGCAGATAGACAGATTGAAAACACAATTTTCATTGGCATTCATTATCATAATAAGCATGATCGTCGGGACAAGTACCATCCTGATGGAAACAAGCAAGGTGATTATGTTAACTTTTTAGTAAGGGAAGTTGTTCCTTTTCTAGAAGAAGAGCTTCCTGGTTTCTATATGGGAAATGGGCGTACGCTCGTTGGAGATTCACTTGCAGGTACGCTGGCCTTAATGACAGCAACCCGATTTCCAAACGTATTTGGCAATGTAATTATGCAAAGTCCTTATGTAGATCCTCATGTGATGGAAGTTGTAAAATCAGCTAAAGATTTGTCAACCTTGACGATTTACCATACGATTGGGAATAAAGAAACCGCAGTGGAGACGACAGATGGGGCGACTAAAGATTTCCTGACGCCCAATCTCGATCTACAACAATACTTATCTCAGCAGTCTTTATCTTATGTGTTTCATGAGCTCGTTGGGGACCATACCTGGAAGTCCTGGCAGCAGGATTTCAAACGAGCTTTATTAACGATATTTGGCTAA
- a CDS encoding nucleoside hydrolase: MVRAQSESSIKVPEWRSFLSKGRLRHFFCLGFSLAHAAIRISGYCHRERSNEFIAMLRFGEISSNLSEKTGAIVADDVAKIVGELLEFFASTYKEMFDFDGGPVHDVLTVAYCIAPELFKTKDVNITVETKGELTSGTTLVDVHGVTGRKINARFGLGLDVEGFWELMIESLKKY, translated from the coding sequence TTGGTTCGAGCCCAATCGGAATCATCCATCAAAGTGCCGGAATGGCGCAGTTTCCTATCAAAGGGGAGGCTGCGTCATTTCTTTTGTTTGGGTTTTTCCCTCGCCCATGCTGCTATACGTATATCGGGTTACTGCCATCGTGAAAGGTCAAATGAATTTATAGCCATGTTACGCTTTGGTGAAATTTCTAGTAATCTATCAGAAAAAACTGGGGCTATTGTAGCCGACGATGTTGCTAAAATAGTAGGTGAATTACTAGAATTTTTTGCTTCAACCTATAAAGAGATGTTCGATTTTGATGGCGGACCCGTACATGATGTTTTAACTGTGGCCTATTGTATTGCTCCAGAATTATTTAAGACAAAAGATGTAAATATTACGGTGGAAACGAAAGGGGAACTAACCTCAGGGACAACTCTAGTTGATGTACATGGGGTCACTGGTAGAAAGATTAATGCCAGGTTTGGATTAGGACTTGATGTGGAAGGCTTTTGGGAGCTAATGATTGAATCTCTTAAGAAATACTAG
- a CDS encoding M24 family metallopeptidase produces the protein MAINYQNRLETLQKSLENQDIDVAMITSPANVFYYTGFNSDPHERFMGLIVDNRNQEYTLFVPALDEEIAADESIVKQVVPISDEENPFKKLKDTLGENITSFGLEMKSVSMYQHNQLVTHFPEASYVDIQPSINAQRLRKSESEMGYVQQAVDIIEKVLAEGIKKVKIGMTELELTAELEYLMKKYGAEGPSFSTTVLSGEKSALPHGSPSDRPFQKGDFLLIDMGVIRDGYCSDITRTFMIGEAADKQKEIYDIVLKSNQAGVKSVEAGVPVKTFDIEARNVINAHGYGKYFNNRVGHGLGIEVHEEPSIHEMNEDPAEQGMVFTIEPGIYIPGFGGVRIEDEVYINESGKVEVLTSFPRELQILGG, from the coding sequence ATGGCTATCAATTACCAAAACAGATTAGAAACACTGCAAAAATCTCTTGAAAATCAAGATATTGATGTGGCTATGATTACATCACCTGCAAATGTATTCTATTATACTGGCTTCAACTCAGATCCACACGAACGATTTATGGGATTAATTGTTGATAACCGCAACCAGGAATACACCTTATTTGTTCCCGCATTGGATGAAGAAATAGCTGCTGATGAATCTATTGTTAAACAGGTCGTTCCGATTTCAGATGAAGAAAATCCATTTAAGAAACTAAAAGATACACTCGGGGAGAATATCACATCCTTCGGTCTTGAGATGAAGAGTGTAAGCATGTATCAGCATAATCAATTAGTAACTCATTTTCCTGAAGCATCTTATGTAGACATCCAACCATCCATTAACGCACAACGATTAAGAAAATCTGAAAGTGAAATGGGTTACGTACAACAGGCTGTCGATATCATTGAAAAAGTTCTTGCCGAAGGAATTAAAAAGGTAAAAATAGGGATGACTGAACTAGAATTAACTGCCGAATTAGAATATCTCATGAAGAAATACGGCGCAGAAGGCCCTTCCTTTTCAACCACTGTATTATCTGGGGAAAAATCGGCTCTCCCTCATGGCAGCCCGAGTGATCGCCCTTTTCAAAAAGGTGACTTCCTATTAATTGATATGGGGGTTATAAGAGATGGATACTGTTCAGATATAACCAGAACGTTTATGATTGGCGAGGCGGCGGACAAGCAAAAAGAAATCTATGATATTGTCCTGAAGTCCAATCAGGCTGGCGTGAAGTCAGTAGAAGCTGGCGTCCCTGTCAAAACATTTGATATCGAAGCGAGAAACGTCATTAATGCCCACGGCTATGGCAAATACTTTAATAACCGTGTTGGACATGGTCTAGGTATCGAGGTTCATGAAGAACCATCGATCCATGAAATGAATGAGGATCCAGCTGAACAAGGTATGGTATTTACGATCGAACCTGGCATTTATATCCCTGGTTTTGGCGGAGTACGCATTGAAGATGAAGTTTATATAAACGAAAGCGGAAAGGTTGAGGTATTAACTTCCTTCCCAAGGGAGTTACAAATTTTAGGGGGTTAA
- a CDS encoding arylamine N-acetyltransferase family protein, with product MEVDQYLQRMGLDNAKGITLDSLQELQLQHMLHVPFENLDVIHHVPIPLDVETYYRKIVLNRRGGFCYELNGLFNWLLQSLGFNSRFVSATVKRPDGSWTMEGSHACLIVEMDQPYLVDVGFGDSVRMPLPLTGETREDVSGVYCMVKIKEEIYDLKRQDNQDEWETLFRLDMKPRKLSEFEKACHFNQTSPESHFTQKEIVSLATLDGRITLSGNSLIVTRHEEKQKTNVSNSEKPSVLEQYFDIHINHYDK from the coding sequence ATGGAGGTTGATCAGTATTTACAACGGATGGGGCTTGATAATGCGAAAGGAATAACTTTGGATTCGCTCCAAGAGCTTCAGTTACAACATATGCTCCATGTTCCCTTTGAGAATTTGGACGTAATCCACCATGTTCCGATCCCGTTAGATGTTGAAACTTATTACCGAAAAATAGTCTTAAACCGCCGTGGTGGTTTTTGTTATGAATTAAATGGTCTGTTTAACTGGCTATTACAAAGCCTTGGTTTCAATAGCCGTTTTGTATCTGCTACAGTTAAGCGTCCCGACGGCTCTTGGACCATGGAAGGGAGCCATGCTTGCCTTATTGTCGAGATGGACCAGCCGTATTTAGTGGATGTCGGTTTCGGTGATTCCGTTAGGATGCCACTTCCTTTAACTGGTGAAACACGGGAAGATGTTAGTGGAGTGTACTGTATGGTAAAAATAAAAGAGGAAATTTATGATTTAAAAAGACAGGATAACCAAGATGAATGGGAAACATTATTTCGCCTCGACATGAAACCAAGAAAACTATCAGAGTTTGAAAAAGCCTGCCACTTTAATCAGACTTCGCCAGAGTCCCACTTTACCCAAAAGGAAATCGTATCATTGGCCACCTTGGATGGACGGATTACACTTTCAGGAAATTCTTTAATCGTCACTCGTCATGAGGAAAAACAAAAGACGAACGTCAGCAATAGTGAAAAACCGTCTGTCCTGGAACAATATTTCGATATCCATATTAATCACTACGATAAATAA
- a CDS encoding trimeric intracellular cation channel family protein: protein MTWEVLNIIGTLAFAISGALIAIKEDYDILGVQVLGFTTAFGGSTIRNLLIGIPIENIWTEGDLFIAVFLTNIVVFILPNPWLQYWDKWGILFDAMGLASFAIQGALSAVQIGAPLSAVLVAATLTGSGGGMIRDVFAGRKPMIFRAEIYALWATLGGLMIGLGIIQGPWTTGILFVAIVTLRMLSVHFKWRLPRHSMS, encoded by the coding sequence ATGACGTGGGAAGTACTTAATATCATAGGCACCCTTGCTTTTGCCATCAGTGGTGCCTTAATTGCAATAAAAGAGGATTATGACATATTAGGTGTCCAAGTGTTAGGATTCACGACGGCATTTGGAGGCAGTACGATTCGTAATTTGTTAATTGGCATACCGATTGAAAACATTTGGACAGAAGGTGATTTATTCATCGCCGTCTTCTTGACGAATATCGTTGTATTTATACTACCGAATCCGTGGCTGCAATATTGGGATAAATGGGGTATTCTTTTTGATGCGATGGGGTTGGCGTCATTTGCAATACAAGGAGCTCTCAGCGCTGTTCAAATCGGCGCACCATTAAGTGCGGTCCTCGTTGCGGCAACCTTGACGGGCTCAGGCGGTGGTATGATCCGGGATGTTTTTGCAGGGAGAAAACCGATGATTTTTCGTGCAGAGATTTATGCCCTCTGGGCGACACTTGGCGGATTAATGATTGGTCTCGGAATTATCCAGGGACCTTGGACAACAGGTATTCTTTTTGTTGCGATTGTAACATTGAGGATGTTATCCGTGCATTTCAAATGGCGATTACCTCGGCATTCCATGTCATGA
- a CDS encoding ArgE/DapE family deacylase yields MDQEQAKSFLKDIIQIKSVNPPGNETEVAEKLQKLFDEYDIETELVEYDDNRANLIARLKGEEDGPVLGLTGHMDVVPTGEIEWEHDPFGAEEVDGKIYGRGTCDMKSGLAACVLAMVSLKEEGLPKKGEITLLATVGEEAGAVGARQLTEKGYAEPLDALIVAEPTQNHIKIAHKGALWPQIITHGKTAHGSMPDMGTNAVAHMNEIIHRMLGEEFELTYEEDDLLGGSTFSINVFNGGSNTNVVPDQCFVNIDIRTVPSQDHKQIIDQIDQIIQSAKGTYPDLKSEIRILNDQTPVKTSSEDPFVKLVQDTAESSGGSTTLGGITGYTDSSQFTHADKEFPVIVLGPGDTSVAHQPDEYVEVDEYLNSIQLYKEIAKKFLT; encoded by the coding sequence ATGGATCAAGAACAAGCCAAATCATTTTTAAAAGACATCATTCAAATTAAAAGTGTCAATCCTCCAGGTAATGAAACGGAGGTTGCTGAGAAATTACAAAAGCTTTTTGATGAATACGACATAGAGACCGAACTCGTTGAATACGATGACAATCGGGCTAATTTAATCGCTCGTTTAAAAGGGGAAGAAGATGGGCCCGTCCTTGGACTCACGGGACACATGGATGTTGTCCCTACTGGGGAAATCGAATGGGAACATGATCCTTTTGGAGCGGAAGAAGTAGATGGGAAAATTTATGGACGTGGGACGTGTGATATGAAAAGTGGTCTCGCTGCCTGTGTGTTAGCCATGGTTTCGCTTAAAGAAGAAGGTCTGCCGAAAAAAGGCGAGATAACCCTTTTAGCAACGGTTGGTGAAGAGGCGGGGGCTGTTGGTGCACGTCAACTGACAGAAAAGGGATATGCCGAGCCGTTAGATGCCCTTATCGTCGCGGAACCAACGCAAAATCACATCAAGATTGCTCACAAAGGGGCATTATGGCCGCAAATTATCACACACGGGAAAACGGCTCATGGTTCGATGCCGGATATGGGAACAAATGCTGTGGCCCATATGAATGAAATTATCCATAGGATGTTAGGTGAAGAATTTGAATTAACATACGAGGAAGACGACTTGCTGGGTGGATCTACTTTTAGCATTAACGTCTTCAACGGAGGGTCCAACACGAACGTTGTTCCCGACCAATGTTTCGTGAATATCGACATTCGAACGGTTCCGTCTCAGGATCACAAACAAATCATCGATCAAATCGACCAGATCATACAATCTGCAAAAGGAACATACCCTGATCTTAAGTCGGAAATCCGTATTCTGAACGATCAAACTCCTGTGAAGACTTCAAGTGAGGATCCTTTCGTTAAATTAGTTCAAGACACCGCTGAATCTTCAGGGGGATCAACAACACTTGGGGGAATAACCGGCTACACGGACAGTTCACAATTTACGCATGCAGATAAGGAGTTTCCCGTCATTGTGCTGGGACCTGGGGATACATCAGTAGCTCACCAGCCCGATGAGTATGTTGAAGTCGATGAATACCTGAATAGTATTCAACTCTATAAGGAGATTGCTAAGAAATTTTTGACATAA
- the serC gene encoding 3-phosphoserine/phosphohydroxythreonine transaminase — MERIYNFSAGPSILPLPVLEKAQQDLVNYADSGMSVMELSHRSELFTNIITEAEQLLRELMRIPENYKVLFMQGGASQQFAMVPMNLLGKSGKADYVNTGSWSKKAIKEAKKYGDIRVVASSEDANFTYIPAVDSSMIDPEADYIHITTNNTIEGTTFHDIPNTGDVPLVADMSSNILSEEIDVSQFGLIYAGAQKNIGPAGLTVVIMREDLIGKASDNCPAMLNYQTHSDSGSLYNTPPTFGIYMAKLVFEWLKEGGGLKEMEQVNRHKAQTLYDYIGKSELFSSPVEKDSRSIMNIPFVSPSAELDVAFIKEAKALGLETLKGHRSVGGMRASLYNAMPVEGVQSLVTFMKEFEDHYK; from the coding sequence ATGGAGAGAATTTATAATTTTTCAGCGGGTCCTTCTATACTGCCGCTGCCAGTATTAGAGAAGGCCCAGCAAGACTTAGTGAATTACGCTGATTCAGGCATGTCTGTGATGGAGCTAAGCCATCGTTCGGAATTATTTACAAATATTATTACAGAAGCGGAGCAGCTGCTTCGAGAACTGATGAGGATCCCGGAGAATTACAAAGTGTTATTTATGCAGGGGGGAGCTTCGCAGCAGTTTGCGATGGTGCCGATGAATCTTTTGGGCAAAAGTGGCAAAGCGGATTATGTCAATACAGGGTCCTGGTCAAAGAAAGCGATCAAAGAAGCTAAGAAATATGGGGACATTCGCGTGGTCGCTTCTTCAGAGGATGCAAATTTCACGTATATACCAGCTGTCGACAGCAGTATGATTGACCCAGAAGCGGATTATATTCATATTACGACGAATAACACCATCGAAGGAACAACTTTCCACGATATTCCCAATACAGGAGATGTACCGCTAGTAGCGGATATGTCATCTAATATTTTATCGGAAGAAATAGATGTTTCTCAATTTGGACTGATTTATGCGGGAGCGCAAAAAAACATTGGTCCAGCAGGATTGACGGTCGTGATTATGCGTGAAGATTTAATCGGGAAAGCATCTGATAACTGTCCGGCAATGCTCAATTATCAAACACACAGTGACAGCGGGTCTTTATATAACACGCCGCCGACATTCGGCATTTATATGGCAAAGCTCGTTTTTGAATGGCTGAAGGAAGGTGGCGGGCTGAAGGAAATGGAGCAGGTTAACCGTCATAAAGCTCAAACTCTCTATGATTATATTGGGAAGTCAGAGCTGTTCTCATCTCCTGTAGAGAAAGACAGCCGATCGATCATGAACATTCCTTTTGTCAGTCCGTCAGCCGAGCTGGATGTTGCTTTCATTAAGGAGGCAAAAGCCCTGGGGCTTGAGACGTTAAAAGGTCACCGTTCTGTAGGCGGCATGCGTGCCAGCCTTTATAATGCGATGCCGGTTGAAGGAGTTCAATCATTGGTTACGTTTATGAAAGAATTTGAAGATCATTATAAATAA
- a CDS encoding phosphoglycerate dehydrogenase, with the protein MGTVTVDKLNTIKTFNNIAQRGLDVFDKVNYTIDNESKSPDAIVARSYNMHEMEFDKNLKAIARAGAGVNNIPVDDCTERGIVVFNTPGANANAVKEIVLTSLMALSRNLFSGVSWAQTLKGKGEEIPSLVETGKKQFIGQEIKGKTLGVIGLGAVGSLVANDALDLDMNVVGFDPFISVNTAWNLSRNVQRAMSMQELFAYSDYITVHVPLTKDTSGMFNEETFNTMKQGVNILNFSRGGLVNEEDMAAALESGKVGKYVTDFPNENILEMENAIPLPHLGASTKESEENCAIMAARQIQDFLDTGNIKNSVNFPNASLPYTGKRRVTAYHHNVPNMVGQITSALSNYNLNIADMVNRSRDDYAYTMIDIDNEVNGDILPDLAANIEAIEGMVSVRII; encoded by the coding sequence ATGGGGACAGTAACAGTAGATAAATTGAACACGATTAAAACGTTTAATAACATTGCTCAGCGTGGCTTGGATGTATTCGACAAGGTGAATTATACAATAGATAACGAGAGTAAGAGCCCTGATGCCATTGTGGCTCGCAGTTATAACATGCATGAGATGGAGTTTGACAAAAATTTAAAGGCGATTGCAAGAGCGGGGGCGGGAGTAAATAATATTCCCGTTGATGACTGCACTGAACGTGGAATTGTCGTGTTTAACACACCAGGGGCAAACGCAAATGCTGTCAAAGAAATTGTGCTCACCTCATTGATGGCGCTATCCCGCAATTTATTTTCAGGTGTATCCTGGGCTCAGACGTTAAAAGGTAAGGGCGAAGAGATTCCGAGTCTTGTAGAAACGGGCAAAAAACAATTTATAGGGCAAGAAATTAAAGGGAAGACTCTGGGTGTGATCGGTTTGGGAGCGGTTGGGTCGCTCGTAGCCAATGATGCACTGGACTTGGATATGAATGTGGTTGGGTTCGACCCGTTTATTTCGGTCAACACCGCTTGGAACCTCTCCCGCAATGTCCAACGGGCCATGTCCATGCAAGAGCTGTTTGCTTATTCTGATTACATTACAGTTCATGTTCCGTTAACGAAGGATACAAGCGGCATGTTCAATGAAGAAACATTTAACACGATGAAACAAGGCGTGAATATTTTAAACTTTTCACGCGGTGGTTTGGTGAACGAAGAGGATATGGCCGCTGCCCTTGAAAGTGGCAAGGTAGGAAAATATGTGACTGATTTTCCGAATGAAAACATCCTGGAAATGGAAAATGCTATTCCTCTGCCGCATCTTGGTGCCTCTACAAAGGAATCAGAGGAGAATTGTGCGATTATGGCTGCGCGTCAAATACAGGATTTTCTGGATACAGGGAACATTAAAAATTCAGTGAACTTCCCGAATGCGTCACTGCCTTATACAGGAAAGCGCCGTGTGACGGCTTATCATCATAATGTTCCAAATATGGTAGGGCAGATTACGTCTGCTTTATCAAATTACAACTTGAACATCGCTGATATGGTGAATCGAAGCCGGGATGATTACGCTTACACTATGATTGATATTGATAATGAAGTAAATGGAGATATTCTTCCTGATTTAGCGGCTAACATTGAGGCGATTGAAGGAATGGTTTCGGTACGGATTATATAA